From a region of the Thermus caldilimi genome:
- a CDS encoding sulfurtransferase TusA family protein yields MRYPFVEAVVAGARQLERFRLTVRLALPTLLLTGLLMAFGYRIPLEAWGFFPFSLIALKLGLILALVAIFITCPLYRQCSPVRGVCSLDDLRVRPLRRLDNRKTPCALGLIRAREVMESLPSGTVLELLSRDIYAPYEMPAWASKYGYRLLGQERRGLLFRYHRFLLEKP; encoded by the coding sequence ATGCGATACCCTTTTGTGGAAGCGGTGGTAGCTGGGGCAAGGCAACTGGAGCGATTCCGCCTCACGGTGCGCTTGGCCCTTCCCACTCTACTACTTACGGGGCTGCTCATGGCCTTTGGCTACAGAATCCCCTTAGAGGCCTGGGGATTTTTCCCCTTTAGCCTTATCGCCCTCAAGCTGGGCCTCATTCTGGCTCTTGTAGCCATCTTCATCACCTGCCCTCTATATCGCCAGTGCTCGCCCGTAAGAGGCGTGTGCAGCCTGGATGACCTTAGGGTGCGGCCTCTTCGTCGTCTGGATAACCGTAAAACCCCTTGTGCCTTGGGCTTGATCCGGGCTAGGGAGGTGATGGAAAGCCTTCCTTCGGGAACGGTCCTCGAACTCCTTTCCCGGGACATTTACGCGCCCTACGAGATGCCCGCATGGGCTTCCAAATACGGATATCGCCTCCTCGGACAGGAAAGACGCGGCCTCCTATTCCGCTATCACCGCTTTTTGTTGGAGAAGCCATGA
- a CDS encoding indolepyruvate ferredoxin oxidoreductase subunit alpha, with product MPHVICEPCIGVKDRSCQEVCPVECIYDAGEQLYIHPDECIDCGACVPACPVNAIYPEEDVPEHWKVYIEKNRRWAQTLPNVHVLEGT from the coding sequence ATGCCCCACGTGATCTGCGAGCCCTGCATCGGCGTGAAGGACCGATCCTGCCAGGAGGTCTGTCCGGTGGAGTGCATCTACGACGCCGGAGAGCAGCTTTACATCCACCCGGACGAGTGCATCGACTGCGGGGCCTGTGTCCCCGCCTGCCCGGTGAACGCCATCTACCCCGAGGAGGACGTGCCCGAGCATTGGAAGGTCTACATTGAGAAAAACCGCCGGTGGGCCCAGACCTTACCCAATGTGCACGTACTGGAGGGAACCTAA
- a CDS encoding DUF488 domain-containing protein codes for MDLRVKRVYDPPSPEDGVRVLVDRLWPRGLSKEGAKVDWWAKELAPSDELRRFFAHDPEKYLEFLRRYREELEGNPTLERLRALAQRGRVTLLFGAREARYNNATALAEILRENPGEAV; via the coding sequence ATGGACCTGAGGGTCAAGCGGGTCTACGACCCCCCTTCCCCCGAGGACGGGGTGCGGGTGCTCGTGGACCGCCTCTGGCCCCGGGGGCTCAGCAAAGAGGGGGCCAAGGTGGACTGGTGGGCCAAGGAACTCGCCCCCTCCGACGAGCTCCGCCGCTTCTTCGCCCACGACCCCGAGAAATACCTGGAGTTCCTCCGCCGCTACCGGGAGGAACTGGAGGGCAACCCCACCTTGGAGCGGTTGCGGGCCCTGGCCCAGCGGGGGAGGGTGACCCTCCTTTTCGGGGCCCGGGAAGCCCGGTACAACAACGCCACCGCCCTGGCGGAGATCCTCAGGGAAAATCCGGGGGAAGCCGTGTAA
- a CDS encoding cytochrome P460 family protein translates to MRKILGILGALALGLLVLAQYGGGATQPTFPYPEGHRLWTHVKSMELRPGHPLYESFGGLHHIYVNQAGLKTYLEGKRTPFPKGTVIVFDLLEAKAEGNALLEGPRKLIGVMVKDPDRYRDTGGWGYYAFGPDKRPLSIDPQSCHACHQGAAHTDYVFSAFRP, encoded by the coding sequence ATGAGGAAGATTTTGGGAATCCTCGGCGCCTTGGCCTTAGGCCTCCTGGTCCTGGCCCAGTACGGGGGAGGGGCGACGCAACCCACCTTCCCCTACCCCGAGGGCCACCGGCTCTGGACCCACGTGAAGAGCATGGAGCTCAGGCCCGGCCACCCCCTCTACGAGAGCTTCGGCGGCCTGCACCACATCTACGTGAACCAGGCGGGGCTAAAGACCTACCTGGAGGGCAAGAGGACCCCCTTCCCTAAGGGCACGGTCATCGTCTTCGACCTCCTCGAGGCCAAGGCGGAAGGGAACGCCCTCCTGGAAGGCCCTAGGAAGCTCATCGGCGTTATGGTCAAGGATCCGGACCGCTACCGGGACACGGGGGGCTGGGGGTACTACGCCTTTGGCCCGGACAAGAGGCCCCTCAGCATCGACCCCCAATCCTGCCACGCCTGCCACCAGGGAGCCGCCCACACCGACTATGTATTCAGCGCCTTCCGGCCCTAA
- a CDS encoding MarR family transcriptional regulator, producing the protein MLERLAQAERALLTRRAHRLGLTALQAQLLLHLSERPYGVVALAELLALTPATVSEALTTLERKGFLSRAKDPGDGRRWLLKPTEKGLRMAQALKGYAGPLHQALGKVSHQEGLLLGLTELLAELVRQGTVPETGLCLTCRHLRREEGFFCALLSLALTPWDLRLACPDHTPA; encoded by the coding sequence TTGCTAGAGCGCCTAGCCCAGGCGGAGCGGGCCCTCCTCACCCGAAGGGCACACCGCCTGGGCCTCACCGCCCTCCAGGCCCAGCTTCTCCTCCACCTCTCCGAAAGGCCCTACGGGGTAGTGGCCCTGGCCGAGCTCCTGGCCCTTACCCCAGCCACGGTAAGCGAAGCCCTTACCACCTTGGAACGCAAAGGTTTTCTCTCCCGGGCTAAGGATCCGGGGGACGGCCGACGGTGGCTCCTCAAACCCACGGAAAAAGGGCTTAGGATGGCCCAGGCCCTGAAAGGTTACGCAGGGCCCCTCCACCAAGCCCTGGGGAAGGTATCCCATCAAGAGGGGCTCCTTTTAGGGCTCACGGAGTTATTGGCGGAGCTGGTACGGCAAGGAACGGTACCCGAAACCGGCCTTTGCCTTACCTGCCGCCACCTACGGCGGGAAGAAGGGTTTTTTTGCGCCCTTCTTAGCCTAGCCCTCACACCTTGGGACCTCCGCCTTGCCTGCCCGGACCACACACCCGCCTGA
- a CDS encoding nitrite reductase has protein sequence MRLDLLGFLLVGALALAQAPAPLNPVEKEEAAKIYFDRCAGCHGVLRKGATGPALDPKKMAEKGVEYLKAVIFGGLPGGMPDWGRQGILKEKDIELVARFLLEQPPAPPVPTFEEIRKTWKVQVPPEKRPTKPLHNRNWQNFFGQVLRDTGQVAIIDGDKKELVAIVPTGFATHILRSSATGRYFMAIGRDGKASLIDLWMNPPQVVAESKPCVDARSIESSKFKGYEDKYAVVGCYWPPTMVVLDGLTLEPLKMVSTISYAKGAGELVTEARVAAIVASHFNPEWIVNLKESGQTWLVDYSNLHKKGRPLPITMIDTDLFLHDGGWALKRYFIVAANALNKLIVIDTKTREFTAEVEAGVRPHPGRGSNWEHPTYGPVWATGNIGSPEVTVVGVDPERHPQYAWKVVKRITLPYAGTLFIKTHPNSPWVIVDFPMSPSPQAAASLCAIDKRKLEVTKCWEVPKAQELKARMVHPEFNKGGTEIWVSAWGAKDTPTFIVVYDALTLKEKARITGDWVRTPTGKFNVYNTAYDIY, from the coding sequence ATGAGGTTAGACCTATTAGGCTTTCTGTTGGTAGGGGCTTTGGCCTTGGCCCAGGCTCCGGCACCCCTAAATCCGGTGGAAAAGGAGGAGGCAGCTAAAATCTACTTTGACCGCTGCGCAGGTTGTCATGGGGTGTTGCGGAAGGGAGCCACGGGTCCCGCCCTTGACCCCAAGAAGATGGCGGAAAAGGGGGTGGAGTACCTGAAGGCGGTGATCTTCGGCGGCCTGCCTGGGGGCATGCCCGATTGGGGACGGCAGGGGATTCTTAAGGAAAAGGATATCGAGCTTGTGGCCCGCTTCCTTTTGGAGCAGCCCCCGGCGCCTCCGGTCCCCACCTTTGAGGAGATCCGGAAGACCTGGAAGGTGCAGGTTCCTCCGGAAAAGCGGCCCACCAAACCGCTCCATAACCGCAACTGGCAGAACTTCTTCGGCCAGGTGCTCCGGGATACCGGTCAGGTGGCCATCATCGACGGGGACAAGAAGGAACTGGTCGCCATCGTGCCCACGGGTTTCGCCACCCACATCCTGCGCTCCTCGGCCACGGGCCGCTACTTCATGGCCATCGGCCGGGATGGGAAAGCGAGCCTCATCGATCTTTGGATGAACCCGCCCCAGGTGGTGGCCGAGTCCAAGCCCTGCGTGGACGCCCGTTCCATCGAGTCCAGCAAGTTTAAGGGTTACGAGGACAAGTACGCGGTGGTGGGGTGCTACTGGCCGCCCACCATGGTGGTCCTGGATGGCCTGACCCTCGAGCCCCTCAAGATGGTCTCCACCATCTCCTACGCCAAGGGGGCCGGGGAACTGGTGACGGAAGCCCGGGTGGCGGCCATCGTGGCCAGCCACTTTAACCCCGAGTGGATCGTAAACCTCAAGGAGTCGGGCCAGACTTGGCTGGTGGACTACTCCAATCTGCATAAGAAGGGCCGGCCCCTGCCCATCACCATGATCGACACCGACCTTTTCCTGCACGATGGGGGCTGGGCTCTGAAGCGCTACTTCATCGTGGCGGCCAACGCCTTGAACAAGCTGATCGTCATCGATACCAAGACCCGGGAGTTCACCGCTGAGGTGGAGGCGGGGGTCAGGCCCCACCCGGGCCGGGGCTCCAACTGGGAGCATCCCACTTACGGGCCCGTTTGGGCTACGGGGAACATCGGCAGCCCCGAGGTGACCGTGGTGGGGGTGGATCCCGAGAGGCATCCCCAGTACGCCTGGAAGGTGGTCAAGCGGATCACCCTCCCCTACGCCGGCACCCTCTTCATCAAGACCCACCCCAACAGCCCCTGGGTCATCGTGGACTTCCCCATGAGCCCAAGCCCCCAGGCGGCGGCTAGCCTCTGCGCCATAGACAAGCGCAAGCTGGAGGTTACCAAGTGTTGGGAGGTGCCGAAAGCCCAGGAGCTCAAGGCCCGCATGGTGCATCCCGAGTTCAACAAGGGCGGGACCGAGATCTGGGTCTCCGCTTGGGGCGCCAAGGACACCCCCACCTTTATCGTGGTCTACGACGCCCTCACCCTGAAGGAGAAGGCCCGCATCACTGGGGACTGGGTGCGCACCCCCACGGGCAAGTTCAACGTGTACAACACCGCTTACGACATCTATTAG
- a CDS encoding cbb3-type cytochrome c oxidase subunit I, which produces MTQAVPQGKLYESQKLALWYFWVALALFGAQVLFGLLAAWQYLDPNFLYGKLNFVTNRMLHINAMIVWLLLGFMGGVYWFLPLELGREVVGIRLARFAFFTLIAAVGIVVLVYLLVQYGPGNAFTLWFITEGREYIEAPRWADFGIVAVMTVFLYNVVATALKAKRITGVVAVLMFDLVALAGLYTAGMHYTPNISMDQYFWWWVVHLWVEATWEVLVGSIMAMALMHLLGTPRRIVETWLYLEVALVFGTGILGLGHHYFWIGTPEYWLGLGGFFSALEPIPLVAMVVHAVYDAGVHRMQTVNQPALFWAIAQAFGNFIGAGVWGFMQTLPQINLYSHGTQLAPAHGHLAFFGAYVTAILTVIYMALHQVRRPELPRFDSKLWKWAFVLMVVSIFGMSAAMTVAGFTQTMVERAIGGSTWQAYIDAQQHPWFQNGMVWRFVFGVFFLVSYLVLLWDVATIGKGEAKVPKEVGAHD; this is translated from the coding sequence ATGACCCAAGCTGTACCGCAAGGAAAACTCTACGAGTCCCAGAAGCTGGCCCTTTGGTACTTCTGGGTGGCCCTGGCCCTTTTTGGGGCCCAGGTTCTTTTCGGTCTGCTGGCGGCCTGGCAGTACCTAGACCCCAATTTCCTCTACGGCAAGCTTAACTTCGTGACCAACCGGATGCTCCACATCAACGCCATGATCGTCTGGCTCCTTTTAGGCTTCATGGGGGGCGTATACTGGTTCTTGCCCCTGGAGCTCGGGCGGGAGGTGGTGGGCATCCGGCTCGCCCGATTCGCCTTTTTCACCCTCATCGCCGCGGTGGGCATCGTGGTCCTGGTCTACCTCCTCGTGCAGTACGGGCCGGGCAATGCCTTTACCCTATGGTTCATCACCGAGGGCCGGGAGTACATCGAGGCCCCCCGCTGGGCGGATTTCGGCATCGTTGCGGTGATGACCGTCTTCCTCTACAACGTGGTGGCCACCGCCCTCAAGGCCAAGCGCATCACCGGGGTGGTGGCGGTCCTCATGTTCGACCTGGTGGCCCTGGCCGGGCTCTACACCGCCGGCATGCACTATACCCCCAACATCTCCATGGACCAGTACTTCTGGTGGTGGGTGGTCCACCTTTGGGTGGAGGCCACCTGGGAGGTGCTGGTGGGCTCCATCATGGCCATGGCCCTCATGCACCTCTTGGGTACCCCCCGGCGCATCGTGGAGACTTGGCTTTACCTGGAGGTGGCCTTGGTCTTCGGCACCGGGATCCTGGGCCTTGGGCACCACTACTTCTGGATCGGCACCCCGGAGTACTGGTTGGGCCTAGGGGGGTTCTTTAGCGCCCTCGAGCCCATACCCCTGGTGGCCATGGTGGTCCACGCCGTCTACGACGCTGGAGTCCACCGCATGCAGACCGTGAACCAGCCCGCCCTCTTCTGGGCCATCGCCCAAGCCTTCGGCAACTTCATCGGCGCCGGGGTCTGGGGGTTCATGCAGACCCTGCCCCAGATCAACCTGTACTCCCACGGCACCCAGCTGGCCCCGGCCCACGGCCACCTGGCCTTCTTTGGGGCGTACGTTACCGCCATCCTCACGGTGATCTACATGGCCCTTCACCAGGTGCGTCGTCCTGAGCTTCCCCGTTTTGACTCTAAGCTCTGGAAGTGGGCGTTTGTGCTGATGGTGGTGAGCATCTTTGGCATGTCCGCGGCCATGACCGTGGCTGGCTTCACCCAGACCATGGTGGAGCGGGCCATCGGAGGCAGCACCTGGCAGGCTTACATAGACGCCCAGCAGCATCCCTGGTTCCAAAACGGCATGGTCTGGCGCTTCGTCTTTGGGGTCTTCTTCCTGGTGAGCTACCTGGTCCTTCTCTGGGATGTGGCGACCATCGGCAAGGGCGAGGCCAAGGTGCCCAAGGAGGTGGGGGCCCATGACTAG
- a CDS encoding c-type cytochrome, whose translation MEIGWIETTIGALFATVILTLWLSRGSGWLEPRFWRNAAVVSSLIMTGILVYLTIDSLNQIREGSARVPAYTVINRTIGLKRDYEKRRDIPVIGEEVGFFGKIWSEEEAYALVNKGKMTLQSRNCMDCHTLLGNGAYFAPDLTRAWLDPKWETMVKGMTGKATKEEAMAEWLQHPNRYPTFVRRMPNLGLTEEEAKALVAFLKWMSAIDTNGFPDRFAGAQ comes from the coding sequence ATGGAGATTGGCTGGATAGAAACCACCATCGGAGCCCTCTTCGCCACCGTAATCCTCACCCTATGGCTTTCCCGAGGGTCCGGGTGGCTCGAGCCCCGCTTCTGGCGCAACGCTGCCGTGGTTAGTTCCCTCATCATGACCGGGATCCTGGTCTATTTGACCATTGATTCCCTGAACCAGATCCGGGAAGGCTCGGCCCGGGTGCCAGCCTATACCGTGATCAACAGGACCATTGGGCTCAAGCGGGACTACGAGAAGCGCCGGGATATCCCGGTCATTGGGGAGGAGGTGGGGTTTTTCGGCAAGATTTGGAGCGAGGAGGAGGCCTACGCTCTGGTCAACAAGGGCAAGATGACCTTGCAAAGCCGCAACTGCATGGACTGCCACACCCTTTTAGGCAACGGGGCCTATTTCGCTCCGGACCTCACCCGCGCCTGGTTGGATCCCAAGTGGGAGACCATGGTCAAGGGCATGACCGGCAAGGCCACCAAGGAGGAGGCCATGGCGGAATGGCTTCAACACCCAAACCGCTATCCCACCTTTGTCCGCCGGATGCCCAACCTCGGTCTAACCGAGGAGGAGGCTAAGGCTTTGGTGGCCTTCTTGAAGTGGATGTCAGCCATCGATACCAACGGCTTCCCCGACCGCTTCGCCGGGGCGCAGTAG
- a CDS encoding YbaN family protein, with product MKVAFLGLGFLFVGLGFLGAFLPLLPATPFFLVAAYLFSRSHPRLEAWLLSLPQVGPLVRNYRAGRGIPRKAKLLATGMALGAATLSAYGLPHPAGRALVLLLVGYGLYFLWRRVRTSH from the coding sequence ATGAAGGTGGCTTTTCTCGGCCTGGGCTTCCTCTTCGTCGGGCTGGGTTTTTTGGGGGCCTTCCTCCCCCTCCTCCCTGCCACCCCTTTCTTCCTGGTGGCGGCCTACCTCTTCTCCCGAAGCCACCCCCGCCTCGAGGCCTGGCTTCTCTCCTTACCCCAGGTGGGTCCCCTGGTGCGGAACTACCGGGCGGGCCGGGGCATCCCCCGAAAGGCTAAGCTCCTGGCCACAGGCATGGCTTTGGGGGCCGCAACCCTCAGCGCCTACGGCCTGCCCCACCCCGCGGGCCGGGCCCTGGTCCTCCTCCTCGTGGGCTACGGCCTCTACTTCCTCTGGCGGCGGGTGCGGACCTCGCATTAG
- a CDS encoding RrF2 family transcriptional regulator produces MALRSLLKREESYALHALLLLAEEPGLGAAEIARKLKAPPAFMAKVLSKLAKAGLVESRMGRTGGVWLRVPPEEVTLLKVMESLFGPVALDLCATLRRCPTEERRGFCHLKPNLVRLNQEIRRAFASLTLKDLLPEAPKEA; encoded by the coding sequence ATGGCCCTGCGTAGCCTCCTCAAGCGGGAAGAGTCCTACGCCCTCCACGCCCTTTTGCTCCTGGCGGAGGAACCGGGGCTTGGCGCGGCGGAGATCGCCAGGAAGCTCAAAGCTCCCCCCGCCTTCATGGCCAAGGTCCTCTCCAAGCTGGCCAAGGCGGGCCTGGTGGAAAGCCGCATGGGCCGAACCGGGGGGGTGTGGCTCCGGGTTCCCCCAGAGGAGGTCACCCTCCTCAAGGTGATGGAAAGCCTCTTCGGCCCAGTGGCCCTGGACCTCTGCGCCACCCTGAGGCGCTGCCCCACGGAGGAAAGGCGGGGGTTCTGCCACCTCAAGCCCAACCTGGTGCGTCTAAACCAGGAAATCCGTAGGGCCTTTGCCAGCCTCACCCTCAAGGACCTCCTGCCCGAAGCACCCAAGGAGGCTTGA
- a CDS encoding DUF542 domain-containing protein has translation MEGITLKTTVNEILRHFPETVGLLSGLGLDTCCGGAEPLEEAAKAAGQDPEAVLRALEAFLEEEKA, from the coding sequence ATGGAAGGGATCACCCTGAAGACCACAGTGAACGAAATCCTTAGGCACTTCCCCGAAACGGTAGGGCTTCTAAGCGGGCTTGGCCTGGACACCTGCTGCGGTGGGGCAGAGCCCCTGGAGGAGGCGGCCAAGGCCGCAGGCCAGGACCCGGAGGCCGTGCTCCGGGCCTTGGAGGCTTTCTTGGAGGAGGAAAAGGCATGA
- a CDS encoding cupin domain-containing protein: protein MNLREKARYGAVRGVELLADHPEVRLVLFSLQQGQEVRGQGEPRVHLVCLEGEGILWAGERSLPATPGTLMAAEPGEAHGAKAGEGTFLVLGIITPRP, encoded by the coding sequence ATGAACCTCCGGGAGAAGGCCCGCTACGGAGCGGTGCGGGGGGTGGAGCTCCTCGCCGACCACCCGGAGGTGCGCCTGGTCCTCTTTAGCCTGCAACAGGGGCAGGAGGTACGGGGCCAAGGGGAGCCCAGGGTGCACCTCGTCTGCCTCGAGGGGGAGGGCATCTTGTGGGCTGGGGAACGGAGCCTCCCCGCCACCCCCGGTACCCTCATGGCCGCAGAGCCGGGGGAAGCCCATGGGGCCAAGGCCGGGGAGGGAACCTTTTTGGTGCTTGGCATCATCACCCCCAGGCCATGA
- a CDS encoding YwiC-like family protein, whose amino-acid sequence MRATGVPLKTIALPTEHGGWGFTLEPILLGLFISPGPHTLGLFLLGLFGFLARHPLKLVYQDLRKGKRYPRTALASRVGGIYLALALLGLLLAAWTARGPFLLPLLLALPLGAYMLWADASNRSRDLFPEIAAALAMASLAPAGVLAGGLETEIALGSFLALALRDIAALYYARTQVLRARGGSPKRYPALLALWASFLLALFLQGQGLLPAPTTLALLLLALYGSLALLKPPVAARIIGWTQMGFGLLVVLATAIGYTLQGLPTALLGVPSLHRLLGWALVGLAFLTGLYLFFRREVPREVRLLVGLYDLNALLGLLYLAFVWKPLPHPFLALLGVALLHLLLRRHHPWPAAGFLLLGFLLLWH is encoded by the coding sequence ATGCGCGCAACCGGTGTTCCCCTTAAGACCATAGCCCTCCCCACGGAGCACGGGGGCTGGGGGTTTACCCTAGAACCCATCCTCCTGGGCCTATTCATCTCGCCAGGACCCCACACCCTGGGGCTGTTCCTCCTGGGTCTTTTCGGGTTCCTGGCCCGGCACCCCTTGAAGCTGGTTTACCAGGACCTAAGGAAGGGCAAGCGCTACCCCCGCACCGCCCTAGCCTCGAGGGTGGGCGGGATCTATCTGGCCCTGGCCCTTCTGGGCCTTCTCCTTGCTGCCTGGACCGCCCGAGGCCCCTTTCTCCTACCCCTTCTCCTCGCCCTCCCCCTGGGGGCCTACATGCTCTGGGCGGATGCCTCAAACCGCTCCCGGGACCTTTTCCCGGAAATCGCTGCTGCCTTGGCCATGGCCTCCTTAGCGCCAGCAGGGGTTTTGGCAGGTGGCTTGGAGACGGAAATCGCCTTGGGGAGCTTTTTGGCCTTGGCCCTAAGGGATATCGCCGCCCTCTACTATGCCCGCACCCAGGTGCTCAGGGCCCGGGGAGGAAGCCCCAAGCGCTACCCCGCCCTCCTGGCCCTTTGGGCCTCCTTCCTCCTCGCCCTTTTTCTTCAAGGCCAAGGGCTCCTTCCCGCTCCCACCACCCTCGCCCTTCTCCTCCTCGCCCTTTACGGAAGCCTGGCCCTCTTGAAACCCCCGGTGGCGGCCCGGATCATCGGCTGGACGCAGATGGGCTTTGGCCTTTTGGTGGTCTTGGCCACCGCTATAGGCTACACCCTTCAAGGCCTTCCCACGGCCCTGCTGGGTGTCCCTAGCCTCCACCGCCTCCTGGGGTGGGCCCTGGTGGGGCTAGCCTTCCTAACCGGGCTTTACCTCTTCTTCCGCCGGGAGGTACCCCGGGAGGTACGCCTTCTGGTAGGGCTTTACGACCTGAACGCCCTCTTGGGCCTTCTCTACTTGGCCTTCGTTTGGAAGCCCCTTCCCCATCCCTTCCTGGCCCTCTTGGGGGTGGCCCTCCTCCACCTCCTTCTCCGAAGGCACCACCCCTGGCCGGCAGCAGGGTTCCTCCTCCTGGGATTTCTCCTCCTCTGGCACTGA
- a CDS encoding S1C family serine protease: MRQAWGLALLVPFGLALYALFGKEPPLRWAEPVQAPPAGLQEVYARAHPAVLRIEGPEGSRGTGFFYAPGLVLTAYHVVAEGGPYTLVLANRERAAATLLGFAEPLDLAVLRTEAQAPALLPLETGRAPRVGEAVLHIGNSRDQFIAPRYGRITRLGVSPSPFLPQGLGEASLPLAPGDSGGPVLDGEGRVLGVAVAIGQTEEGFRSFFTPLLGRQAVLAALERGERSYWPYLGLRGPRALTPELARELGLPPGGVVVGEVVPGGAAHRGGLRGLEAGGVPDVILEVNGVPVNSFEDLLREVRRYQVGDRIRLSVRRGGEVFQVEAELAPFPGR, from the coding sequence ATGAGGCAAGCCTGGGGTCTTGCCCTTCTGGTCCCCTTTGGCCTGGCCCTTTACGCCCTCTTTGGCAAGGAACCGCCCCTCCGCTGGGCCGAACCCGTGCAGGCCCCGCCCGCGGGCCTGCAGGAGGTCTACGCCCGGGCCCACCCCGCCGTCCTCCGCATAGAGGGCCCCGAGGGGAGCCGCGGCACGGGCTTCTTCTACGCCCCGGGCCTGGTCCTCACCGCCTACCACGTGGTGGCGGAAGGAGGCCCTTACACCCTGGTGCTCGCCAACCGGGAGCGGGCTGCCGCCACCCTCCTCGGCTTCGCCGAGCCTTTGGACCTGGCGGTCCTCCGCACCGAGGCCCAGGCCCCCGCCCTCCTGCCCTTGGAAACGGGAAGGGCCCCGCGGGTGGGGGAAGCGGTGCTCCACATCGGCAACAGCCGGGACCAGTTCATCGCCCCCCGCTACGGCCGCATCACCCGGCTTGGGGTGAGCCCCTCCCCCTTCCTGCCCCAGGGCCTGGGGGAGGCCAGCCTTCCCCTCGCCCCCGGGGACTCGGGGGGACCAGTGCTGGACGGGGAGGGGCGGGTGCTGGGGGTGGCGGTGGCCATCGGCCAGACGGAGGAGGGCTTCCGGAGCTTCTTCACCCCCCTCTTGGGCCGACAGGCGGTCCTGGCCGCCCTGGAGCGCGGGGAAAGGAGCTACTGGCCCTACCTGGGCCTAAGAGGCCCCCGGGCCCTGACCCCAGAGCTGGCTCGGGAGCTGGGCCTCCCCCCGGGGGGTGTGGTGGTGGGGGAGGTGGTGCCGGGCGGGGCCGCCCACCGGGGGGGGCTAAGGGGGCTGGAGGCGGGCGGGGTGCCGGACGTGATCCTGGAGGTGAACGGGGTCCCGGTGAACAGCTTTGAGGACCTCCTGCGGGAGGTGCGCCGCTACCAGGTGGGGGACCGGATCCGCCTTAGTGTGCGCCGGGGTGGGGAGGTATTCCAGGTGGAGGCGGAGCTCGCCCCCTTTCCCGGAAGGTGA
- a CDS encoding P1 family peptidase → MAEALEGKAALLPGLRVGHFTDLEALTGCTVVLGEEGWVAAADVRGAAPGTRETDLLLPENTVERVQAVVLTGGSAFGLAAAEGVMRFLAERRKGFPTPGGVVPIVPAAVLYDLGRGRVNRAPGAEAGYRAALAAGEEVAEGSVGVGTGAVAGGVKGGVGLAGYLLEEGYRVMALAAVNSLGRPFDPWTGRLYGEDFLTERERALIPDRSRYQGSPEDYRYPFLLGQNTTLAVVATDAPLSKAQAKRLAIMAQDGIARAIRPAHTPLDGDLVFALAQGEGNGVGPYTLLRLGAYAADAVTRAILRAVLLSESAPGIPAYRDLMG, encoded by the coding sequence ATGGCGGAAGCCTTGGAGGGTAAGGCGGCCCTTTTGCCGGGGTTGAGGGTGGGGCATTTCACCGACCTCGAGGCCCTCACCGGCTGCACCGTGGTCCTGGGGGAGGAGGGGTGGGTGGCGGCGGCGGATGTGCGGGGGGCAGCCCCCGGCACCCGGGAGACGGACCTGCTCCTGCCGGAAAACACCGTGGAAAGGGTGCAGGCGGTGGTGCTCACAGGGGGAAGCGCCTTTGGCCTGGCGGCGGCCGAGGGGGTGATGCGCTTCCTGGCGGAAAGGAGAAAGGGTTTCCCTACCCCGGGGGGTGTGGTGCCTATTGTTCCTGCCGCTGTGCTCTACGACCTGGGCCGGGGAAGGGTGAACCGGGCACCGGGGGCGGAAGCAGGCTACCGGGCGGCCCTAGCCGCAGGGGAGGAGGTGGCTGAAGGGAGCGTGGGGGTGGGCACCGGGGCGGTGGCGGGAGGGGTGAAGGGCGGGGTGGGCCTGGCGGGGTACCTCCTGGAGGAGGGGTACCGGGTCATGGCCCTGGCGGCGGTGAATAGCCTAGGCCGTCCCTTTGACCCCTGGACGGGGAGGCTTTACGGGGAGGACTTCCTGACCGAAAGGGAGAGGGCCCTGATCCCGGATCGCTCCCGCTACCAGGGAAGCCCGGAGGACTACCGTTACCCCTTCCTCCTCGGCCAGAACACCACCCTGGCGGTGGTGGCCACCGACGCCCCCCTTAGCAAGGCCCAGGCCAAAAGGCTCGCCATCATGGCCCAGGACGGGATCGCCCGGGCCATCCGCCCGGCCCATACGCCTTTGGATGGGGATCTGGTCTTTGCTTTGGCCCAAGGGGAGGGGAATGGGGTGGGCCCTTATACCCTTCTCCGCCTTGGGGCCTACGCCGCCGATGCCGTAACCCGGGCCATCCTCCGGGCGGTGCTCCTTTCGGAAAGCGCACCGGGGATCCCCGCTTACCGGGACCTCATGGGCTGA